In Sphaeramia orbicularis chromosome 9, fSphaOr1.1, whole genome shotgun sequence, the sequence aataaaaagacaTGTTTATTTAATGTTAACTGTTCGTGCTGTTGTTCGAGGAGTGAGTGAATTCAGACAGACTGACGTGAAGGCATGAACATATCATTTTTCTACTGTGTGATACAACGGAATCAAAATTTATTCTTTTGCGAAAATTTTTTCAACTGTAGTATATCTCCTGTGACTCACATGAGACTGAAATCTTTCTACTCTCAGctactttaacctataaagacccaagcattcagtcaaccaaaaacatctcctaatctaaaaggtttaatacctactgatccactaatcctatcaatacatgtaaataattgatgtaaaaggcagtttttcagcttttcatggtcatcagatatgacccatttggacgtttagaggctccgtagtgaacatggaaacactgttatcttctacaacattgattcaccagtaaaatccatagagttggatcaatgacagtggatgtagacacttgttttaatttcagttaatgatatctttgctgaaaaagacactttttcttcagttttctctgtttctgatataataaccttcaactttactctgagctttaatgaacatctacatgatcagtgaattaaatacaggaaaatacctgattttcattgaaaaaaagcaaaatacagaggatactattataataaatggtgataaatcacttaaaagttaaatttagaggaaaaatcatttgggaactgccacaaaagtaacactgaatGGGTCATGTCTCCTTAGGTATTAGAACGCTCCAGAGATGTTGTGGATGACGTCAGTGTGTCCCTTCGCCTCTGGGATACATTCGGAGACCATCATAAGGACCGGCGTTTTGCATATGGCAGGTGAGATACTTTAATTGTTCGGTAATGCTTAATCTAAAGCTGTCTGGGTTGTAAGAATTCTGTGTTGCCTCTCCTTTCAGGTCTGATGTGGTGGTACTTTGCTTCTCAATCGCCAATCCCAACTCTCTGTACCACGTGAAGACCATGTGGTACCCGGAGATCAAGCACTTCTGTCCCAGAGCTCCGGTCATCTTAGTTGGCTGTCAGCTGGACCTGCGTTATGCAGACCTGGAGGCAGTGAACAGAGCACGGAGGCCTTTAGCGAGGTAGACTGAAAAGTTTAGAAAGTCAGTAGAAAATCTCTGTATCACTTTATGATAATGCTAAATGGCTAAATGGGATATAGATAGGTTATTAACaatgttaaaaacattttaattaataTAAATAAGATGCTATTACATTAGAAAAAGAGAGGCAAATATGACCTTCTCCTTGCCAAATAGTGAGCCCATACTGACCTTTACTATTAAGACTAGATGTTAGTTTTATTTACTGGAAAAGGAATGTAAAAACAGATGCACTAAAGCTCTAACATAAATTTACACTGTACAATAAAGCTTCCCTCTGCCTGTTAAAGATGGCAGTAACTCACACATTCTAATGGGTTTTATATTTTGCAGTAAGGGCTTATTTGTCTGCTATGATTGGCATTAAATCATTAGTAAATAGTCTATAAAGGATGTAAAATTAAACAGAATACTCATGTAAAAAAAGTCCGTAAGCCCAAGTCAAGTCATTTAACCGAAGTCTGTGTCATAATTGTTTATTATTATGACTCATAAAGTGTTTACTGCTTAATTAAAAATTCTTAAATAGAATGGAGTGTAAAGTGGTACCAAAATTAGGGATGTGTTATAAATGCAGTATTTGTAGAGCCAGAAATGCCTCTGACACATTATCCTTTTTTTCAGGCCCATTAAATCCAATGAGATCCTTCCTCCAGAGAGAGGCCGGGAGGTGGCCAAAGAGTTGGGAGTGCCATATTATGAAACCAGTGTTGTTGCTCAGTTTGGTGTCAAAGACGTCTTTGATAATGCAATCCGAGCTGCTCTAATCTCACGCCGCCACCTGCAGTTTTGGAAATCTCACCTTAGAAATGTTCAGCGGCCTCTCCTTCAGGCACCCTTCCTGCCACCGAAACCTCCCCCACCTATAATCACAGTGCCCCCTCCCCCGACCACCACAGAGGAGCACCCGGTTGGTCTTCTGGAGGACCCACACTGTGCTGACGTCATCCTCGTTCTGCAGGAGCGACAGAAAATCTTTGCACACAAGATATACCTGGCGACATCATCTTCAAAGTTCTACGACCTCTTTATTATGGACACACAATACGAGGAGACTGAAAAGCCCCCTCGTGGGCCTCTTTCCGGCCGAGAGCTGCTAATGCGAGCTGCTAGCTTTGATGTTTGTGAAAGTAGTGATGATGGAGACAGGGCTAACCTGAGGGCCTGCACTAGTGATGGAACCCTGAAAGACTGTGAGGGCGGCAGACGGGGCAGGCTGCTTTCCTCTTGGAGCCGTGCCTTTGTCAGCATCCAGGAGGAGCTGGTGGACGACCCAATAACTTACAGCCCCAGGCCCATGACTGTGGTGCACATGGATCAGTCCATGCAGCTCAGTCCTTTTCGAGCAGTACTTCGCTACCTGTACACAGGTCAGCTGGATGAGAATGAGAAAGAGCTAATGCACATTGCACACATTGCTGAGCTGCTGGAGGTCTTTGACCTGCGGATGATGGTGGCAAACATACTTAACAATGAAGCCTTCATGAACCAAGAAATCACCAAAGCCTTCCATGTACGCcgcacaaacagagtgaaagagtGCTTGGCCAAAGGCACCTTTTCTGGTAAATGAAAACAGTTTATGCCTTTTTGTTCATATGTTATGCTCTAAAGGAAATACATGTAGTTACAGctgttttaaaggttcagtgtgttagATTTAGTGGGATCTAACAGCAGAAAAGGAAATAAGAGTTGTATTTTTGTTACCTTTGCTCTTTGTTTCTATAGGGGGAAGAGTTTCCATGGTTCTATAatagctcagaacagacttcttttttctgttttttactgttGCCTATTATGTCAAAGAGTAAACCAGAGTTGATatagaaaattacactgaaggtattaacaatcagtggcatcaaacttgttttagttcaggttccacatacagaccaatgtgacctaGTAAACTAAtagcataatctataaataattgacaactacaaattttcttcttgatttaatgtgaaaaaaataacagtatacaatgaaaatatttacatttacaaactatcctttcacaataaagtgtgaataacctgaacaaatatgaacaacctgaaatgtcttatgaaaattatgtgcaattttaacaattttctacctgtaactaaatgttttgtgcatttgtagatccactgtgatctgcaagttgtgttAAAAATAAGCTGCGTCGTAATACTGtaaaaattgttcttattttagttccaaacaccaagattttaacaatattatgcctgttaccacaGGTTTgtataacactgtgtgtaaagcgcatgaataaatgataagttgagacataatattgttaaaattttacatttttcttacaaaatttcatttttttcacgttattcacatttttttaatgaaagcttataaatggaaatattttcataatttaatgtttttattgcactaaaacaaagaggaaaagttgtcattatttataggttattatgttattattttacagcatCCAGGAGGAGCTGGTGGACGACCCAataacccacttgagatccaattgggcctaaggtggcccctgaactaaaattagtttgacacccctgctttaaaggttTATTATGTAAGGTCACCTTGTGCTGGTGTGattacatgaagtttgtgtttaAGCTTGTATTGCACAATGTTGCAATCCCCCGCCCCCAAAAAATCAGTATACATGCTGTTATCATGAATGTAGACAACAGGCACAGTCGGCATCTTAGAAATTGACTTATCTTAAATCAGCAGGCTTCCAGGACACACACCAAACTGATACACAAACTTCAAATGAGCAAATGATTGTATTATATAGAGTTATGTAATAAACCTTTTAACCAAAAGCTTCTGTGATGGCCTTTCACTGGCCACTGTAGAGGAAGGTGAGGgtttgttaaaggggtcatattttgctaaacccacttttattagtctttggtacatttatttgtgtatttggaccctaatagttcataaagtttgaacttgaaccctccaggtgctgcaaaactatctttatgttaattttggcaaaaatcgagtggatttccacaacccattacaattcctgcttaatttgttacgttttataactagttatgtcacaacatttgcacatatagggtcaagacttctgatgaacatttctttgagtacgccttaactgtttgtcagcagcagcggttgtagtagaaactgaaaatatgtccaaacttcgagctgattacctaaaatgttcagttgttggttgtattaatgaactcaagtggctgaacaggacagaaagcacagtcaacaacctggagggggtggggtgtgaactggctcatgtgcatttaaaggaccagctcTCAAAACGACCTGtattgtgtcattactcaaaaatagggttgaaaatggacctgtagagttgaattaatgaagaattcagactcatgcatagcatttacagtttatgtagaccacagggaaatgttttaaaatgcataattccattttaaaaaatctaaatatcactcctttaagttggtTACActccaccactagatgtcactaaacctcatacactgaacctttaatgctAAAGTTTGACTGATAAAGTCATTTTAAGAAGTTATATTTGTATTTCAGATGTTGTATTCAAACTAGATGATGGGACAATCATGGCCCACAAGCCGTTACTCATCTCTAGCTGTGACTGGATGGCAGCTATGTTTGGTGGGCCTTTTGTGGAGAGCTGCACCAAAGAGGTAGGTCAGCCACATCACTGGTGCACCATGGGATGTGAAATAAGACCCAATGAACAAATCAACACatattatttcacattatttacTGTTTTAATGGATGCTTCTATTGTCACTAAGTTGGTAAAACAATGATGTTGACATTTTACTAGTTGTATAATTTAACAAACCACATTATTGTTAGCAATGATCGATACAAGTACTGAACCGAATACAACACTGGACCTCAGTATGTGGTCTCTGTTCAAAGTATAATTTAATTAGAGGACTGCAAATCTGCTGTAATACAATTACATTGGCTTCTGTGATCCTAACAAACTGCCATGATGTTTTTCTGCTTTAGCAAACGATAATAATACAGGTAAATAAGACAGCATCTAGAGCCCTTTTTAAGAACCAAACATCCTGTGACTCTATAAAACTAAGGAATGCTTTCATTTTTTGTCTGAGTCTGAAAAGTTTATAAGGTCATATACTTCTATTTAATGAGATTTAAACACATAAGTGAGAAGCTTATTTGTGTTTTCCTAACTTATAAAAATGCAAAACTCTGCAAAAATCATGGGCCTCTAAGACCTAACTATGTCACATGCTTCTTTTTCTAAGGTCCTGTTTCCCAACACAACACGCAGCTGTATGCGGGCTGTGCTAGAATATCTCTACACGGGGCGCTTTTGTTCTCGGCCTGACCTGGATGCAATGGAGCTCATTGTTCTTGCCAATCGTCTTTGCCTCCCTCACTTGGTTGCACTTACAGGTACTACTTTTGGTGCACTTAATACCCTGTTCAGTGTATAGACTCTGTATTCTATTACATAAAGCGAGTGTTTTGAGTGTTTACAAGATGATGCCTTGAATTACTAGCTTTTATCTTTCTTTCAGAACTCTACACAGTAACTGTACTGACAGAGGCAGCGATGATGGGGGCTGATATTGACGGGGATGTCCTGGTTTATTTGGATATGGCGCAGGTAGTATGTCAACCTGTCAGTTTTCACAaatcaagaacagaaaacaccTATATGATGCTTTTGACAATTGGATCAAACTGGAGGGTATATCTCTGCTCTATAGGTAGCAGTCATTTTTACTACATCTCATGGGTAGAGTCAAAGAAGCTGTTTTTAGCTGTTTGCTTAAATAAAGGGCTGAAATCTGTAGTGCAGTGGATATTTCGGGAGCAGCACTTTTACATTATTTCAGCATTTGTAGTTGAGCTGTGTTTTTGGCTTCAGCTCCAGCTCATCAACATGCACACTACATTACTAACAGGGCAAAGCAGACACTCACAGGGCCTCAGGGACTCTGAATGTGGCCAGTTCATTTGGTAGCAAAATGATTATTTGCAGTGTCTATGGTAATACAGGAGAGCTTTCTTGAGCTCCTGTATATTTTTAGCTAATGCTTAGGTGTTGTTATAGCGAGAAACTGGTGTCTGAGGCTCACCTGCAGGTTGAGCTGTACCTCGTCATACTTTATAAAACTACTTTAGTGTCCAGGACATAGGGGATCTATTTACAGACATggaatataatatacataaatgtGAGAGTCACCGGAAAGTGAAAACCCTGTTTTCTTTGCCTTGTAAagagctgtttatatctacagagggagcCCTACTCTGTTTTTAGTGGCTGTTGTAAGGGTGCCTGATGGGTATTCAGTCAGTTTCTATCTGCAGCGTCACCACTAGATGTTGCTAAATCGTACACTTTGAAGAATAAATCCCCAGAAATAATGAagtagtttccttaaaaataatagattttttttttttttttaattaaagataCAGTGTATAATCTATAAATTTCAGTCAACTGAATATCCTTCTTACAAGGTTGCAAAAAAAGTGTATGGTTTGTCTGTTCTCTTTTGGTTAATATGAACGTACGTAACAGAGTGAAGAAGTTCCTTCTGTCTTACTGCAGAAACATGGCGTGGAGAGGAAGTAGACCCTCTGCACATTTAACCGACTCATTTTAAAATGAACCACAGCTAAACTCATTTTTGTGAGATTATAGACTGAAATGTCATCATGCTTATTATATTCCATTTTGGTGATTAGGTCCACATAAGTCTATCTACATTTTAGACAGTGGGCCTTTAAATGACTGTCATATGCTGGAATAAAGTTGAATTTACCTTATAAACTACCGTGATGAATTGTTAGATCTAACTTGTTTACTATTCTCTGGGAAAGAATGAATTAATGtaatagcattttttttaaaaaatttgactaAGGTTTAAGTTGTACAGTAGTACATGTGACTCTTGGTAAAACTGGTATTCCTgtcatgaagaaaaacaaaagttcCCAAGTCCAAAAATCACAGGTGTTGTGTTGTGCATCCTGACAGTTCCACGGTGCCCAGCAGCTCACTGGTTGGTGTCTTCACCACatctgcaccaactacaacagtgTCTGCCGCAAGTTTCCCAGAGACATGAAGGCCAAGTCTACGGGTAATCATGCTCATAGCTTTTCTTTGTCTGTATTTAATTTCAAAGTGTTTTGATTTTACCAGAAATTACAGCAGACCTCTACGATAACTTCTTTATACACCTTTTCTCTTGTGCCAATTTCGTTGTTTTTTAATCAAATCGATGTTTAAATTATATACTATTTTTCTAAAGTCCTCAGTATTGCTATATTACCGTATTTTCtgttaaaaatatagaaataacacatttttttcagttgaacATATGTGCTCTTATGAATGTTGTGAACTGGAACTCTTTGAGTTCATACATAACATTATTTATCTTTCATTCTCATACAGAGAATCAAGAATACTTTGAGAAACATCGCTGGCCACCAGTGTGGTACCTGAAGGAGGATGACCACTACCAAAGAGCACGCAAAGAGCGAGACAAGGAGGACTACCTGTATCAAAGACGACAATGTAAACGCAAGTGGCTCTTCTGGAACCTTCCTTCCTCTCCTAACTCAAACTCACCTTCTTCTGGTTCATCCGCTATCATCTGACACAGTGGTAAGGCTAGTTCCACTCTGGACATCAGCGTGGATGCCAATTTTAAAAGAATACAGGACAAACCTTGCTGGATCAGTATGTCCTAACTCTTCAGGCACAGTCATGCAGTCAAACGACACTCCTCCTCAATCTCACAATTAAAGTAATGATTTTTGTTCCTTTAAGTTAGCATAACATGTGACTTGAACCTCAAATGGCGCAAATAACTCATATTGATTGTTACATATTACATTATCTGAGTGAAATGTAAAATAGGACTCTGCTGGCACAGAACTTTCCACCTATGTTAACCTGAACTGACAACCAAGTGCTGCTTATCAGCTGCAACAACCAGCAACTCAACACAGAACTAAGTCTCAGAGAAAAAACACTTTGCCCTTAAGTGTTTGTACAATCTACCAAACTATGTGTACAGTATGAGCTCATTAATAGTATAGGCTGCCAGGAATCAGTAATTAAAATCACTCAATCTAACCACGCTGATGATGATTGTGTATGCATAAATGAAAATTGACAAGTTCTGCTCCTGTTTATTTTTGTACAGTCATTCGGTTGTTTGAATGTTTGTGTCCAGCTTGCACAACTAGTCTGGACATACTCAGCATTTACATATTGTGATCTTGAGATTTGTGGCCTCTTGTCAAATAAGGGCTTTAATTTATATGAATGCATTCAGTGTCCTGTGACTCAAGAGATCCCAAATCAAGGAAAATATCTGGACTTTCTGTAAAATGCCAGCAAAAACActcattattattactttttagtTGCTTGAGAAGGTGTGTTAGCACACATGTATTCCGAGTCCTTCAGTTTTGCAGTACATTCATTGGAAAGTATCATGTATTGAATCTAAAGCATGTCATAGCCTTTAGCGTCATTTCAGAAGCTGGAGTGTCCATGTGTACATTAGCATCTATCTGTAACAGGGAGCTTGACTCATCTGTCACTGGTATTAAATTGGCCTTTAGAggtttatctatctatttatctaagTCATGACTTGTACATGCAGGAAGTAAGCTCATGCCTGGGTGAAGTCATTATTCTTCTTTAAAACAACTCAAGCACTTTCTGGACTCTCCTTTACAGAGACACATAAGAACCTCCAGTAGCAGCACCTTTGTGAAAGGGACTGAGGACTAAGTGTGGTGTCATAACatgctgcaacaacaacaaaaaaaggaacGGGATGATGCAAATCCATGATAAAAAGATTGTTGAAATACAATGTTGTGAAGAGGGTAAAGATCGTTcttaaatttgttttgcacacaTCTTAGTATCAAGGTTGTCATCTGCTGTTATACTTGATTGAATGACAGGACAGCAATGTTTGGATTAAAGAGCATGGTGCTAAGTAAAGATGGGTAATATTGTAAATTGTACAGTATATCAGATGAACTGCAAGTAACTTGCATTACTTTAATGTGCAGTTACGTAATAGTTTGCACTGCAGGCAGTGAGCAGAATAGTTCAGTATTACTGAGTAATACATATTAATATAGACTTATCTGACTTGCATTTAGTTACTGTGCAGCTACATACTGTTCTTATAAATAACTGAATATTTATTGTGCTGGCCTCCAGTTacacatacattatatacatGTAGTATACATGCAAATTACAGGCAGTTCACATGAACAGTTGACTAATAGTAAAAATAAGATTACAGTGCAAAGTAAAGAAGacacatatttatatacatattgtTCTAAATGCACATGATAAATCCATAAAATAGCCATTGTTATTGAATCAGTACATTCTGGTTACAGCTTCTGCAGGATATACATTTCTTGTTTCAAAAAGGGCCTTGATTGGTTATTGTTGGTGTATTTTACATTAAACTTTTGATTATATAAATATCAAAAGCCCAACAAAGAGCTCAAGTGCAGTTTTATGAATCCATTTAGTGATGAAACCAACCAAACTCTTTCTCATTTTAACCTCTGACCCAAACTGTACTGCATGAATGGGACTTATCCATCATCCTTCCAGTGTAAGATAGTATAGAAGAGCTGGTGCCGGTGCTCTTAGCAGTAGCTTTAAATTGCTCTAAATTAGATTTACATTTACCAAATATgctaattaaatgtaggaaagatATCTGATATCCGTTTCAGTCTTTTGGCATACATGGTCAGACATTAGGCATAGGAACTTCCAGGAGCAGTATACTCTTTTAGAGTCACTTCCTCCTGTTTCTGAAGATTTTAATTTATTATACCTTTCAACTAATAAATTATTATGTCCAGTTTTGTCATGGTATAAAGTTTATTATCATAGTTTCTCTGCTGTAGAGTGTTTATTGTTAGAATGATTCCATTAAAGTCTGATAACTTTCATAGACAGTTCATTCCATAGTGCATTGCATTGCTGAATGAATCTTTTGCTGATTTTTGCATCAATGACACCTCATGCCTTAATGTACAGTGTAGTTTATGGTATCGAATGTAAACTAATGTTACTGTGGTTAATAGTTTGTTTGCTGTATGTTAAGTTACCATGGTGCTCTCGaggctatgtgtgtgtgtgtgtgtgtgtgtgtgtgtgtgtgtgtgtaaatgtacattttccaTAACTTGGATGTAAAGCAGATCTGGGGAGTCCTGTGAGTACGCTTTAGTTGGAAACTGCTTAGTGTTTATGCCATTTTAAAGCTCAAAACACAAAATTAATTAAACAGACTGACTTTCAAGGCCACACTCAGCACACATAAAACCATCAATTTGTGACATTAACCATCAAATGAATGCAGGGATTTTAAATTTGTT encodes:
- the rhobtb2a gene encoding rho-related BTB domain-containing protein 2 isoform X2; this encodes MDYERPNVETIKCVVVGDNAVGKTRLICARACNATLTQYQLLATHVPTVWAIDQYRVCQEVLERSRDVVDDVSVSLRLWDTFGDHHKDRRFAYGRSDVVVLCFSIANPNSLYHVKTMWYPEIKHFCPRAPVILVGCQLDLRYADLEAVNRARRPLARPIKSNEILPPERGREVAKELGVPYYETSVVAQFGVKDVFDNAIRAALISRRHLQFWKSHLRNVQRPLLQAPFLPPKPPPPIITVPPPPTTTEEHPVGLLEDPHCADVILVLQERQKIFAHKIYLATSSSKFYDLFIMDTQYEETEKPPRGPLSGRELLMRAASFDVCESSDDGDRANLRACTSDGTLKDCEGGRRGRLLSSWSRAFVSIQEELVDDPITYSPRPMTVVHMDQSMQLSPFRAVLRYLYTGQLDENEKELMHIAHIAELLEVFDLRMMVANILNNEAFMNQEITKAFHVRRTNRVKECLAKGTFSDVVFKLDDGTIMAHKPLLISSCDWMAAMFGGPFVESCTKEVLFPNTTRSCMRAVLEYLYTGRFCSRPDLDAMELIVLANRLCLPHLVALTELYTVTVLTEAAMMGADIDGDVLVYLDMAQFHGAQQLTGWCLHHICTNYNSVCRKFPRDMKAKSTENQEYFEKHRWPPVWYLKEDDHYQRARKERDKEDYLYQRRQCKRKWLFWNLPSSPNSNSPSSGSSAII
- the rhobtb2a gene encoding rho-related BTB domain-containing protein 2 isoform X1, whose product is MEPCVSPRPSTNPMQHFLMLRSQLTDSDMDYERPNVETIKCVVVGDNAVGKTRLICARACNATLTQYQLLATHVPTVWAIDQYRVCQEVLERSRDVVDDVSVSLRLWDTFGDHHKDRRFAYGRSDVVVLCFSIANPNSLYHVKTMWYPEIKHFCPRAPVILVGCQLDLRYADLEAVNRARRPLARPIKSNEILPPERGREVAKELGVPYYETSVVAQFGVKDVFDNAIRAALISRRHLQFWKSHLRNVQRPLLQAPFLPPKPPPPIITVPPPPTTTEEHPVGLLEDPHCADVILVLQERQKIFAHKIYLATSSSKFYDLFIMDTQYEETEKPPRGPLSGRELLMRAASFDVCESSDDGDRANLRACTSDGTLKDCEGGRRGRLLSSWSRAFVSIQEELVDDPITYSPRPMTVVHMDQSMQLSPFRAVLRYLYTGQLDENEKELMHIAHIAELLEVFDLRMMVANILNNEAFMNQEITKAFHVRRTNRVKECLAKGTFSDVVFKLDDGTIMAHKPLLISSCDWMAAMFGGPFVESCTKEVLFPNTTRSCMRAVLEYLYTGRFCSRPDLDAMELIVLANRLCLPHLVALTELYTVTVLTEAAMMGADIDGDVLVYLDMAQFHGAQQLTGWCLHHICTNYNSVCRKFPRDMKAKSTENQEYFEKHRWPPVWYLKEDDHYQRARKERDKEDYLYQRRQCKRKWLFWNLPSSPNSNSPSSGSSAII